The following coding sequences lie in one Methylotenera versatilis 301 genomic window:
- a CDS encoding DoxX family protein produces the protein MTTTNLISSGLNLYKAGINQLNNLAESVPQLFLRLLLAWEFGESGFEKLHGTNWFADLAFPFPFNLLPPDISWGISTFFEITGAFALAFGFATRFFSISLMILTIVAISAVHWPEHVSNLSELLKGYRIVDEDGDGFGNYKLPLIYLLMFLPLLFGGAGKLSVDHLINNKFN, from the coding sequence ATGACTACAACAAACTTAATCTCCAGCGGTTTAAATTTATATAAAGCTGGTATCAACCAACTAAATAATCTAGCAGAAAGTGTACCTCAATTATTTTTAAGATTGCTACTGGCATGGGAATTTGGTGAATCTGGCTTTGAAAAACTACACGGCACCAATTGGTTTGCAGATTTAGCTTTTCCATTTCCATTCAATTTATTACCACCTGATATTAGTTGGGGCATCTCAACATTTTTTGAGATTACAGGCGCGTTTGCGCTAGCATTTGGTTTTGCCACTAGATTTTTCTCAATATCGTTAATGATTCTCACCATAGTTGCAATCTCAGCCGTGCATTGGCCTGAACATGTAAGCAACTTAAGCGAGCTACTCAAAGGTTACAGAATCGTTGACGAAGATGGCGACGGATTTGGTAACTACAAATTACCACTTATTTACCTATTGATGTTTTTACCATTGCTGTTTGGTGGCGCAGGTAAGTTGAGTGTTGATCACCTAATTAATAATAAATTTAATTAG
- a CDS encoding sulfite oxidase heme-binding subunit YedZ — protein sequence MLAFLKNNPTKKQITWIKAFVFTVCLIPLVRLIWLGVADNLSANPIEFIERSTGFWALFMLLATLTLTPIRLLTGRAWQIQMRRMLGLFMFFYVCLHIITYLWLDFAFDWLDITKDIAKHPRILVGFAAFVLSVPLALTSTNSMMKRLRERWKQLHQLVYLIAILAIVHFWWLVKKDIREPLLYACILIVLLSIRIYYKYIKAAKVSSKVQINSL from the coding sequence ATGTTAGCTTTTTTAAAAAACAATCCAACAAAGAAACAAATCACATGGATTAAGGCCTTTGTATTTACCGTATGCCTTATTCCATTAGTGCGCTTAATTTGGCTAGGCGTTGCAGATAACTTAAGTGCCAATCCAATCGAGTTTATCGAACGTTCAACTGGCTTCTGGGCACTATTTATGTTACTGGCAACGCTCACATTAACGCCCATTCGCTTACTCACAGGACGAGCATGGCAAATACAAATGAGGCGTATGCTAGGCTTATTTATGTTCTTTTACGTGTGCTTACACATTATTACTTACTTGTGGCTAGACTTTGCATTCGATTGGCTAGACATCACTAAAGACATCGCCAAACATCCTCGCATTCTTGTTGGTTTTGCGGCGTTCGTATTAAGTGTTCCATTAGCCTTAACATCTACTAATAGCATGATGAAACGCTTACGTGAGCGCTGGAAACAACTACATCAATTGGTCTATTTAATAGCTATTTTAGCTATAGTGCATTTCTGGTGGCTAGTTAAGAAAGATATTCGAGAACCGCTTCTATATGCTTGTATATTAATAGTTTTACTCAGTATTAGAATCTATTATAAATATATAAAAGCCGCAAAAGTAAGTAGTAAAGTTCAGATAAACAGTCTTTAG
- the msrP gene encoding protein-methionine-sulfoxide reductase catalytic subunit MsrP: MIIQRKSDIIPSEITPKTVFDNRREFIQKAGFGLVAGAALSLLSNPLKAATVSSGTTEGAGRLIGRANAPAIIKAPSFGAHQKIANYAKTTYGAGEKLTAYEDVTTYNNYYEFGTDKNEPAINSKLFKPYPWTVSIEGEVKKNKTISIEDIYKLAPLEERIYRMRCVEGWSMVIPWIGLPLAQLIKWAEPNSNAKYVEFISLADKQQMPGQNLQVLDWPYVEGLRMDEAMNPLTIMAVGLYGEQLPNQNGAPMRLVTPWKYGFKGAKAIVKIRFVEKMPVSSWMKAGPNEYGFYANVNPNVEHPRWTQSSEKRIGGGLFAGRIKTQMFNGYADQVGQMYAGMDLRKNF, from the coding sequence ATGATTATTCAAAGAAAGTCTGACATTATTCCCTCTGAAATTACACCTAAAACGGTTTTTGACAATCGTCGTGAGTTCATCCAGAAAGCAGGCTTTGGCCTAGTCGCAGGTGCGGCGCTCAGCTTATTAAGTAACCCACTTAAAGCCGCCACCGTAAGTTCTGGTACCACTGAAGGTGCAGGTCGATTAATAGGGCGTGCAAATGCTCCAGCTATTATTAAAGCGCCATCCTTTGGGGCTCATCAAAAAATCGCCAACTATGCTAAAACTACTTATGGCGCGGGCGAAAAGCTCACCGCTTATGAAGATGTCACGACCTACAATAACTATTATGAATTTGGTACAGATAAAAACGAACCTGCGATCAACTCAAAACTGTTCAAACCTTATCCTTGGACAGTCAGTATCGAAGGCGAAGTTAAAAAGAATAAAACGATAAGTATTGAAGATATTTATAAGTTAGCGCCGTTAGAAGAGCGCATCTACCGCATGCGCTGCGTAGAGGGCTGGTCTATGGTGATTCCTTGGATAGGATTGCCTTTAGCGCAATTGATTAAATGGGCTGAGCCTAATTCTAATGCAAAATATGTGGAATTTATCTCTTTAGCCGATAAACAGCAAATGCCTGGTCAGAACCTTCAAGTGCTTGATTGGCCTTATGTAGAAGGCTTGCGTATGGATGAAGCGATGAATCCACTGACAATTATGGCAGTTGGTTTATATGGTGAACAATTACCTAATCAAAATGGCGCACCTATGCGCTTAGTGACTCCATGGAAATATGGATTTAAAGGCGCCAAAGCGATTGTTAAGATTCGCTTTGTTGAAAAAATGCCAGTTTCAAGCTGGATGAAAGCAGGACCTAACGAATATGGATTTTATGCCAATGTGAATCCGAATGTTGAGCATCCGCGTTGGACTCAGTCTTCTGAAAAGCGCATTGGTGGCGGCTTGTTTGCTGGACGCATTAAAACACAGATGTTTAATGGTTATGCAGATCAAGTAGGGCAGATGTACGCTGGTATGGATTTACGTAAAAACTTTTAA
- a CDS encoding tetratricopeptide repeat protein, translated as MKLQITLSSIFITLFLNNVYAESAEVSACKSALNKGDAVTALKQAEKALSNNNKEVEAFICQGRALTATTKFDLALSSFKQANNLSTDVFDKTSTTLLIGRTYHALKQDDSAIASFQQSLVNAKAANNQAFERVAHNAMGDVYFENNQYAQALPEYMAGTKLAANDNERGESYEKVASTHHKLNQNDLAVEYQLKAYLMHDTAGTLDQYAHSSVELGRYYVITKSYTSAENILNKIIKFAKEQGGAYYEAQGSYVLAQVKVAKGDIATAKSLIENAKLIAKNTNDKALDAEIDQETAGLF; from the coding sequence ATGAAGTTACAAATTACTTTAAGTTCAATTTTTATCACATTGTTTTTAAATAATGTTTATGCAGAAAGTGCGGAAGTTTCTGCTTGCAAATCAGCTCTGAATAAAGGCGATGCTGTCACTGCCTTGAAGCAAGCTGAGAAAGCATTAAGCAACAATAATAAAGAGGTTGAGGCTTTCATTTGCCAGGGGCGCGCCTTGACTGCAACGACAAAATTTGACTTAGCGTTATCGTCTTTTAAACAAGCAAATAACTTATCAACCGACGTTTTTGACAAGACCAGCACCACTTTGCTGATTGGCCGCACTTATCATGCACTTAAGCAGGATGATTCGGCGATAGCAAGTTTTCAGCAGTCGCTGGTAAATGCTAAAGCTGCCAACAATCAGGCATTTGAACGTGTTGCGCATAATGCAATGGGTGATGTTTATTTTGAAAACAATCAGTATGCTCAAGCCTTACCTGAGTATATGGCGGGGACTAAACTTGCTGCAAATGACAATGAACGCGGCGAAAGCTACGAAAAAGTTGCATCAACCCATCACAAATTGAATCAAAATGATTTGGCTGTTGAATACCAACTTAAAGCCTATTTAATGCATGATACTGCTGGAACTTTAGATCAATACGCCCACTCTAGCGTTGAGCTAGGCCGTTATTACGTGATTACCAAGAGTTACACCAGCGCTGAAAATATACTGAATAAAATCATCAAGTTCGCCAAAGAGCAGGGTGGTGCCTACTATGAAGCACAGGGCAGTTATGTGTTGGCGCAAGTTAAAGTTGCAAAAGGTGATATTGCAACGGCTAAAAGCCTGATTGAGAACGCTAAACTCATTGCTAAAAACACCAATGACAAGGCTTTGGATGCAGAGATAGATCAAGAAACTGCTGGCTTGTTTTAA
- the cysQ gene encoding 3'(2'),5'-bisphosphate nucleotidase CysQ — MSYHQYLEQVIVIAKAAGDAIMQVYSTDFNVVKKDDNSPLTQADLAAHQVIVQALSKLTPDIAILSEESDSIGFETRRQWQQYWLIDPLDGTREFVKRNGEFTVNIAFIDRHQPVLGVVYAPVTGLLYYASHGHGAYKQLETNHTQSIHTRLLNLKQPTVAGSRSHCNEKMQQFMRNLESVAGVAPELISMGSSLKICLVAEGLADVYPRLGPTSEWDTAAAHCVLMEAGGDIVDMSNHSLLYNTKDSLLNPSFFAKGDGAHNWSVYL; from the coding sequence ATGAGCTACCATCAATATCTTGAGCAAGTCATTGTTATCGCGAAAGCCGCCGGTGACGCCATCATGCAGGTATATTCAACAGATTTTAATGTCGTTAAAAAAGATGACAACTCACCGCTTACTCAGGCTGATTTAGCCGCACACCAAGTGATTGTTCAGGCTTTAAGCAAGCTCACGCCAGATATTGCTATTCTTTCTGAAGAATCAGACAGTATAGGTTTTGAAACGCGCCGCCAGTGGCAACAATACTGGCTGATAGATCCTTTGGATGGCACGCGGGAGTTCGTCAAAAGAAATGGTGAATTTACCGTTAATATTGCCTTTATAGATCGCCATCAGCCTGTGCTTGGCGTCGTGTACGCCCCAGTGACTGGCTTGTTGTATTACGCCAGCCACGGCCATGGTGCTTATAAGCAGCTAGAAACAAATCACACTCAAAGTATTCATACTCGATTATTAAATCTAAAACAGCCAACTGTCGCAGGTAGTCGTTCGCACTGCAATGAAAAAATGCAGCAATTCATGCGCAATTTAGAAAGCGTCGCAGGTGTAGCGCCTGAACTAATTAGCATGGGCAGCTCTCTAAAAATCTGTTTAGTGGCTGAAGGTTTGGCGGACGTGTATCCAAGGTTAGGACCTACCTCAGAATGGGACACCGCAGCGGCACATTGCGTATTGATGGAAGCGGGTGGCGATATAGTGGATATGTCTAATCATTCATTGCTTTATAACACCAAAGATTCTTTATTGAACCCTAGCTTTTTTGCTAAAGGTGATGGCGCTCACAACTGGTCAGTTTATTTATAA
- the ligA gene encoding NAD-dependent DNA ligase LigA — MLDPMAQPDLFGSLGQPNLALRCQQLRQLIAQYDHEYYVLDAPSVPDSEYDLVYRDLQDIERQHPNLITPDSPTQRVSGSAANAFNSITHRQAMLSLNNAFEDSELEAFDKRVREALGQEQVEYAVEPKFDGLAITLTYENGIFTQGATRGDGYTGEDVTHNLRTVRSIPMRLNCENAPKLLEVRGEVLMFKRDFEKLNQAQLAKGEKLFANPRNAAAGSLRQLDAKITATRPLSFFAYGLGVADGAPALGSHSMAMDYLANLYFPVSEVRQLVMGVTGLRDYYQKIGQLRNELPFDIDGVVYKVNQFNQQNELGFVSRAPRWAIAHKFPAQEALTVVEDINVQVGRTGAITPVARLAPVFVGGVTVTNATLHNEDEVRRKDVHIGDTVSVRRAGDVIPEVVSVVLERRLADARRFEMPTACPECGSHILKQADEAVARCTGGLFCPAQRKQAITHFASRRAMDIEGLGEKLVDQLVEANLVHTLADIYQLNLETLSNLDRMATKSAQNILDALDHSKITTLARFIYALGMRNVGEATAKDLAKHFGNLSALMQADAASLLTVNDVGPVVAESISNFLGEQHNQDVIRALQHAGISWPETEGKQLATGHLLGKSFVLTGTLPTLSRDAAKEMIEAVGGKVSGSVSKKTDFVVAGSDAGSKLDKAQELGLVILDEAGLLALLA; from the coding sequence ATGTTAGATCCTATGGCGCAGCCAGACCTATTTGGAAGTTTAGGGCAACCCAATCTGGCATTACGCTGCCAGCAGTTGCGTCAACTTATAGCCCAATATGACCATGAGTATTATGTGCTTGATGCGCCATCTGTGCCCGATAGTGAATACGACCTCGTCTACCGCGACTTGCAAGACATCGAACGTCAACACCCCAATTTAATCACCCCAGATTCGCCAACACAGCGTGTAAGTGGTTCTGCTGCCAATGCCTTCAATAGTATTACGCACAGACAGGCTATGCTGTCACTCAATAATGCGTTTGAGGATAGTGAGTTAGAAGCCTTTGATAAACGCGTCCGCGAAGCATTGGGGCAAGAGCAGGTTGAGTATGCTGTTGAGCCAAAATTTGACGGCTTGGCCATTACTTTAACTTATGAGAATGGCATTTTTACGCAAGGTGCAACCCGTGGTGATGGTTACACGGGTGAAGATGTCACCCATAATTTGCGTACTGTGCGTTCAATCCCAATGCGGCTTAATTGTGAGAACGCACCTAAATTATTAGAGGTGCGTGGCGAAGTGTTAATGTTTAAGCGCGATTTTGAGAAGCTTAATCAAGCGCAGTTGGCTAAAGGTGAAAAGCTGTTTGCCAACCCGCGAAATGCCGCAGCTGGTAGCCTTCGTCAATTAGATGCAAAAATTACCGCAACACGCCCACTAAGCTTTTTTGCTTATGGTTTAGGAGTAGCAGACGGCGCCCCAGCCTTAGGCAGCCATAGCATGGCGATGGATTATCTAGCAAACCTGTATTTTCCTGTCAGCGAAGTGCGGCAATTGGTCATGGGCGTAACAGGCCTACGCGATTATTACCAAAAAATTGGTCAGCTGCGCAACGAACTGCCGTTTGATATTGATGGCGTAGTTTATAAAGTTAATCAATTCAATCAACAAAATGAACTTGGCTTTGTTTCGCGCGCCCCACGCTGGGCGATTGCACATAAGTTTCCAGCGCAAGAAGCATTAACAGTCGTTGAAGATATTAATGTGCAAGTAGGCCGTACTGGCGCTATTACACCAGTAGCAAGGCTGGCGCCCGTGTTTGTTGGCGGAGTAACTGTCACCAATGCCACATTGCACAACGAGGATGAAGTGCGGCGTAAAGATGTACATATTGGCGATACAGTAAGCGTGCGTAGGGCAGGGGATGTGATCCCAGAAGTCGTCAGTGTTGTACTAGAGAGACGCCTTGCGGATGCACGTCGCTTTGAAATGCCAACAGCATGCCCTGAATGTGGTTCACATATTCTAAAACAGGCAGATGAAGCCGTAGCCCGTTGCACGGGCGGTTTGTTTTGTCCTGCGCAACGTAAACAAGCAATTACGCACTTTGCATCACGGCGCGCAATGGACATTGAAGGATTGGGCGAAAAGTTAGTTGATCAACTAGTTGAAGCTAATTTAGTGCATACGCTGGCTGATATCTATCAACTCAACTTAGAGACATTAAGCAATCTAGATCGCATGGCGACTAAATCTGCGCAAAACATTTTAGATGCGCTAGATCACAGTAAAATAACCACACTAGCCCGCTTTATCTATGCGCTGGGTATGCGCAACGTGGGTGAAGCTACCGCTAAAGATTTAGCCAAGCACTTTGGCAACTTATCTGCACTCATGCAAGCTGACGCCGCATCGCTATTAACTGTGAATGATGTTGGGCCGGTAGTTGCCGAGTCTATTAGTAATTTCTTAGGTGAACAGCATAATCAAGATGTCATTCGAGCGCTGCAGCACGCTGGCATCTCATGGCCTGAAACTGAAGGCAAGCAGCTTGCTACGGGGCATTTGCTTGGTAAGTCCTTCGTGCTCACGGGCACATTGCCAACTTTATCGCGCGATGCAGCAAAAGAAATGATAGAGGCGGTAGGCGGCAAGGTGAGCGGTAGCGTTTCCAAGAAAACAGATTTTGTCGTTGCAGGCAGTGATGCAGGTAGTAAGTTAGATAAAGCGCAGGAACTTGGTTTGGTCATACTGGATGAAGCGGGTTTGCTGGCTTTGCTGGCTTAA
- a CDS encoding cell division protein ZipA C-terminal FtsZ-binding domain-containing protein, with the protein MSELQIALIAIGALIILAVLVINWWQERRFHNQVEKSFSPLQRDALLDDDNLDNTDLEDSLDELGTGEPSFETRNLNEPKFHTNQFDSAADNRASNHFSIDETTAVSKQPLHTKYEESDDRFVALPNENAAELLMQKEESIDDTYSELINSKLDRLVSDNNKQDQHQQAPVQDAVNTQNNDFKAVFDQASTKQDPIEQNPQTKNNLHAEASVSLPEMLHGQMDLTALLYLSTDTPISALNHALTSLFDNFDKPIFVHVLDSNKQWHLLKEMQTNQEALNRLISKVACSMQLADRGGAVERSTLNRFQLAVETLGLDINGHVEWQNAGDALNTANSLDLFCIEVDKTIGFHLMHGDSGAFTGTKLRGLAEAQGLTLTPDGTFKYYDQSSDDIANKQHPSFVMFNRDDHPFSPEMLRTSVVKGITFQLDIPHVKQSAETFNQMIQVARQMEIGLNATLVDSNNKVLGDIQVEKIRQQIKVLQATMLVRGIVPGSDSAHRLFS; encoded by the coding sequence ATGAGTGAATTACAAATAGCCTTAATCGCCATAGGCGCGCTGATTATATTAGCCGTGCTTGTTATTAATTGGTGGCAGGAAAGACGATTCCACAATCAAGTGGAAAAGAGCTTTTCACCTTTGCAAAGAGATGCTTTACTGGATGACGATAATTTAGACAATACTGATTTAGAAGATAGTCTAGATGAGCTTGGTACTGGTGAGCCAAGCTTTGAAACTCGCAACTTAAATGAACCAAAATTCCATACCAATCAATTTGATAGCGCTGCAGATAACAGGGCTAGCAATCACTTCTCAATTGATGAAACAACGGCAGTTAGTAAGCAGCCATTACACACAAAATATGAAGAGTCTGATGATAGGTTTGTAGCCTTACCGAATGAAAATGCTGCAGAGTTGCTAATGCAAAAAGAAGAGTCTATTGATGATACCTACAGCGAACTCATCAATTCAAAATTAGACAGACTAGTTTCTGATAATAATAAACAAGATCAGCATCAACAAGCACCAGTGCAAGATGCTGTAAATACCCAAAATAATGATTTCAAAGCCGTGTTTGACCAAGCTTCAACTAAGCAAGACCCAATAGAGCAAAATCCACAAACAAAAAATAATCTACATGCAGAGGCTTCTGTGAGCTTGCCTGAAATGCTGCATGGGCAAATGGATTTAACGGCTTTATTGTATTTATCTACGGACACGCCTATTAGCGCCTTAAATCACGCCTTAACTTCATTGTTTGATAACTTTGATAAACCAATTTTTGTGCATGTTTTAGACTCTAACAAACAATGGCATTTGTTAAAAGAGATGCAAACTAATCAAGAAGCATTGAATAGACTTATTTCAAAAGTGGCTTGCAGCATGCAGTTGGCAGACCGCGGCGGAGCAGTGGAGCGTAGCACATTAAACCGCTTTCAATTAGCGGTTGAAACTTTAGGGTTAGATATTAATGGTCATGTGGAATGGCAAAATGCGGGTGATGCACTGAATACAGCCAACTCTTTAGATTTATTTTGTATAGAAGTGGATAAGACCATTGGGTTTCATTTAATGCATGGTGATAGCGGTGCTTTTACTGGCACCAAATTACGCGGCTTGGCAGAGGCGCAAGGCTTAACACTTACCCCAGATGGCACTTTTAAATATTACGATCAATCATCTGATGATATAGCTAATAAGCAACATCCATCCTTTGTGATGTTCAATCGTGACGATCATCCGTTTAGCCCAGAAATGCTCAGAACCTCAGTGGTAAAAGGTATTACGTTCCAACTAGACATTCCACATGTTAAACAGTCGGCTGAAACCTTTAATCAGATGATACAAGTAGCAAGACAAATGGAAATAGGGCTGAACGCAACATTGGTGGATAGTAATAACAAAGTGCTGGGTGATATTCAAGTCGAGAAAATTCGTCAGCAAATTAAGGTGTTGCAAGCCACCATGTTAGTACGTGGCATCGTTCCTGGCTCAGATAGCGCACATAGACTATTCTCTTAA